TGCAGAGAACGATGATCTGCAGGCGAATGTGGGGGAGCACGCTTCTTCAGACATGCTTTGGCAGGCGACCGGGCCACCGGTGTTGAAGCTCACATCGCGGCTGCATGACGCCAGCGGCGTCGAGAACGAACATGAGCCGGCGTCCTCTCCTCTGAGATTGATCTCATGGCAATGTCCACAAGAATCTTGGGATTGGTCGGCATGATCTTGTATCCAGGAATGCTCTGTGTAACAACAGTTGTTTAGATTACTCCACATGGCAAGCATTACAAAAAAATGGGGAAAGGAATCATTAGCAGCTGATCTGTACAGTAAGGTCCGGGAATGATGCAATGACAACCAAACAAAAGATTCCACGAAGGATGACAGAATGAACCAGCACAACTAAAGGAATGGCTACAATAGACAAAAGGTGATGAAGTGCCAAGAAATTTTAAAGTTCATCTGTACCACAGTGGATCTACCAGAACATGACCCTACAACAAACTGTGATGCAACCCAGCTTTTTCCCCCAGCCGTGCAAGTTTAAATTAGACCACCAACTTAAGCTGGCACTAACTCAGTACTTAGCAGCCAAGTTTTGTTAATTTATTCAATATGTAAAGTAAACAAGGCTAACCTCATCAGGAAAATTTTGATCAATTTCGATTTACAATTCCAGTTACATGCATGTATTAATAGTCAGTGAGCATTttccatcttaaaaaaaaaaaggcagttCCAAGTTCTCAATATGATGCTAGTGATGTAGAACAAGGACAGGAAATTGAAAGTGTGTGGTTTCTGAAAAGATTGAGGCCGTGTCTCACCTAGGACCTGCTTGGCTGTGAGCCTCTGTCGAGGATCGCGCCGCAGCATCTCGGTTATTAGCTCCTTCGCTGAATCGGAAACCTTGTCCCAGGGATCAGAAGGAAACCGCAGCTCAGTCGACCTGATACATTCGAAAATCTTTGATTTGGTTTTCCCCCAAAATGGGGGGATGCCACTCAGGAGGATGTAAAGTATCACACCCGCGCTCCATACATCGGCAGCCTCATTGTACCCACCGGCGAGCACCTCGGGCGCAATGTAAAATGGACTACCCACCATGCCACTCAAGCTCCGACCTGACAAAACCGAAACCCAATTCAGCTTCGAAACACCAGCCTTGACAGAGAGCAGCCACGAAATTGCTCAAGAATTCCCAATTATACCAGGCTGGATGTAGGTTGCGAGGCCGAAATCGGCGAGCTTGATCGGCGAAGAAGGCGATTTGCTGACAAGGAGGATGTTCTCGGGCTTGAGGTCCCGGTGCACGATCCCCTTGCTATGGCAATGCGCCACGACCTCCATGAGGTAGCGGAAGAGCGCGGCGGCCTCGTGCTCGGAGAAGCAGCCGCGCTCCTCGAGGCGGTGGAAGAGCTCCCCGCCGGCGCAGAGCTCCATGACCAGGTGCACGGACGCCTCGTCCTCGTACACGGCCTTGAGGTCAACGACGTTGGGGTGGCCCGAGAGGCGCGCCATGACCTCGATCTCGAGCTTGACCCCCCTCACGTCGTCGGGGGACACGAGGCGGTCCTTGGCGATGGACTTGCAGGCGAGCGCCTCGCCGGTGACCATGTCGGAGCACGACCGGATCACGCCGAACTGGCCCCACCCGAGCTGGGGCCCCAGCGCGTAGCGATCCTCGAGGCACGACACGTGCGCCGCCTCCAGTATGGCGCCGCGTAGCCCCGCCGCCTTGTACGAGTTGTActtggcgtcgccgccgccgccagcggcggCCATCGCCCGGAGGTCCCACACGCTGGAATCAGACGAGATTCTCCGCTGAAATCTCTCACcgactccccccccccccccccccacctcaGTGCATCATCCTTGCTTCTTCGGCCACTGAATCTGGGCACGAACACAAACCGAGCAGAGAAAATCCAAAGCTTTTTAGCGCTCTCGAAACCCCAAAATCGCGGGCTTTTCCATACAAATCCCCACCGAGATCATTCcccggaaaaaaaaacaaaacgaatAAAACCGCGTGGATTCAGGAGATGGGGGGAGCGCCGCGAAATTCAAAATTCCCACCAGGGAGAGAACCCGCAGACCACGCGGCCGCCGCACCGGAGGaggaacccctcctcctcctcctcctcctccggtgagAGAGCGCTCCCCACGAGCAAGTCTCCCCGCGACTCGAGCCCGCGCAGATCGAGCACCCACCCACCCTTGCTGCTCGACGCAGAAGCCAAAACCAAAACCGCCCGACAAAACGTCCGACAGCACGTAGCGGAGGGGGGAGAGTCGACTTACCCGCGCGCGCTGGCTGCTCCGGCGGCCGAGCggagtcgccggcggcgaggtcagCCTCCGGCAGCGCGAGGCATCCGGGtggggcgagagagagagagagaggggtgagggTATTCGttggtggggggagggggaagcctTTGCTTTTTGATAGGTGGTAGGAGAAAGAAATGAGCATCCAATAACaaggccattaattaattaattaaatcattGTTCATCTTAACCCTAGGTTTTATTTTAAATTGCTCTAGGTTTGGCTTTGGAGTTTACCTTAGAGACTTGTTGCTCTTGTTTGCTTTTGTTACTAACTGGAGCAGTAGCAGGGTTTCCCaacggttaccgcggtaaccgtgaaaaaccgtacaaaaccatgcaaaatttatcaaaattttaatttattttttaaatttatttgaatttaaggaggttaccgcagtatttatattaccgtaccctcgcggtaagcccggtaaccgcgcggttaccggcggtaagtCGAACCCTGAGCAGTAGTACTCTACTCATCCCTCCGCATAAAAATTGtagactacgaatctggacataataATCTTAGGATGGAGTAAGACGATTTATTAGGATAAGATTTTGATAAACAATTGTTCTACTAATATGTTGGTTGTTTATATAGTAACAAATTACGATCATAAGCAAATACTTTTAAATGTAGATataataacatcaattttatgtTGGTTGGTTAAATGATTGTTCTAACAGAGTGAATAGTATTTGTTGTTGACtctagaagaaaaaaatgattttcgccAGACTGGTTAGTTAGGAAGAGGTATGAACGATGATGTATGAGACTTTGAATTGTTCTAATGTGTTTGGTTGGTTTGAATTAGGTGCAGCAGTTGTGGTAAGGTCTTGTCTTTTTTTCGAAGTACAAATTATGCGTTTcgggatttgttttttttttttttgggggggggggggtacagACCGTTAGACACCAATACAGATGCAGTCTGTACTtcgagtattttttttccctgcGACCGTATTAGCACATAGGAGTAGTATAAGGTACTAGTATGTCAATGCATGTAAAGTTGTTAAAGACTGAAGAAAATGAGATGTGCAATTTGACCCGGTAGTTTGAGATACACTCAAGTGTAGTGACACTCTTTCTACAACTCACGCAAAAACATAGGTGAACCTTCACAAATCAGTAAGGATATGCAAGCAGCTAGCGCATCCTGGTACAAATCACTCAAAGTTATtcattctataaaaaaaataatcttatgTTTATAAAAAATTCCTTCTGTTTTTTCCAATGTCGACCCAATTATATGTCGCAAAAGGAGTCCCAAAAAACTGCAAATGCAAAGTAGGACAGAAGCAAAAGAAAAACCAGAAAGAAAGTAAACACAAAAAGGGCCCAatctcctaaaaatttgttGTTTAGTTAATGTGGTGATCATGCCGATGTGTGATGGTTGCCCTCTTTGCTGGATTGGTTTAAGGAGCACTACAAGTTGTGCCTCTAGTGGGGCTACAAATAATTGTTCTTAAGCAATGCCATTTGCatgcctttatttttttttttgcttattaTTTTTTGTCCTTGTTCTTTCTGTTTTGCAAGTGATTGATCAGGGGAAAGAAAGATCTAATGCAATGTTGTGTGGTTGGCTGGCCTACCAGAGTGGGAAAGCGACAGGAGGGCGAAAGAGAGATGCACTGCATTTAATTTGCTTCCTTCTGGTTTCAACGGGTTCGTTTGCTTGCGTCCATTTCGGAGGTGGAAAAATGAATTAGCACATTCCCTAGTCAGACCAGCTAGCCGTagccaaaaattaaaatttgaaacttaaatttgagttgattcTTAAAAGTTGCTAAGTACACATATCTTAAAGATTTAcgcataaattatttttgttgctaATCATGCTTAACcaattaagattttttttaacggtCAGACCCGTTGCTgatattttatataaagaagaagGTGCCCCATTTTAAGAGGTAAGTGGGACTAACCTAGTGCTCAGTTAATTAGAGAAAGTGAGCAAAAACCACAACTGCAACACCACACCAATATATAGCTAACTTAAGCTACCGCGACAAAACCCAACACAAGGCAATTAAGATCAAGGATAGAGTAACCTAACAAGGATAATGTTGAAGTGCATCTACATATGCGTGAGTATATACGACAGTTCAAAGGAAGAACCATGAAAAGTTGAATTTGATGAATGTGTCGTTTATGGATGGGATATGAGCCGTTAGCCAAATTAACTCCACAACATGGCTACTAATACAAGCAAGAAGAGAACATATATGGAACAAACAAATGATAGCGACAACACTAGGTCTTATTCATGAAAGAAACGGCATATATAGCATACTCAAAAAGGAGAGGAATCATGCAAAGTTTCAACGTAGCACTAGTGTTTTCAAGCCGGAGAACAATTCTGGTGGTGGGCTGCAGGATGATGGTGTCTCTAAGATCCTGGACGTTGGTGAGTGTTGGTCGGGGTCCAAAGTGGAGCAACACCATCATTATCTCCTAAACCGTTTTTTGATTAAGAAATTAAAGATAGAGAGGCTCAATGCAATGCAAGGAATCTGGACCCTGGAATTATATGGCCAGTGTGGTTGCAATTTGCATTGCATTTTGCACTAGGTGAACCACTAGCCGAAGCTTCCCACACGAGCTGGTAGCTAGCTTTGCCCAAAAGGTTAGCCCGGATTCTTTGTTGCTCCAAATCAAGGAGGCTTTCCGTGTgcacggaaaaaaaaaaaagctagtaATGGGTACgcgtgtgtgtgagagagagttATTGTTTATGCCCGTTTGTTAAAGCTACTCCATCGGATAATGTGTGTATCTTTCTTCGTGCTCTCATGGATGGATTCGTATCCTCTGGCTTGACGTAGCAATGTCACTACGTGACATTATTTCTATCTAAACCATCCGTTTGAAATCAACGGATAATATATTTGAGCGGTAACATGTGTTTTGTTGATAACATTCCGTTAAAGCCGTATCGATTTGGCGTATTCAATGGGATTATGCTCTTTTTAGAAACTTGttgcataaaaaaaaactcataacTCAACTTAGGGCTTCTTCGGAATAcgggaattttataggattttcagAGAAAACAGTTTAAttcctccaaaatttctatGAAAATCCTACAAACCGAATAGATCCTTAGTATTGaagtgtgaaaaaaaagagaatttcACCACAAAATTTACCACACATTGTTTCATCAATGGAAAATGAAATATACCGTTTGGGATACCTAGGACGACATTCATGCTAACTTATCATATGCTTTACTTTGCAAATACTATGTCGATCTCGTGCAGGATATATTTCAGCAGGtaacatgttttcttttttaatacaCTTTGTTGGTGTGTGGATCGAGCGTATTTGATAAGGGCATTGTTTAGTTTTCCCCATAttctcaactttccatcacatcatatcacaacaaaaactttcctacacacataaaattccaactttttttccaaactcctaactttcttcaaacttccaacttttttcagaaactaaacacacccaagaTTATTCTCCTTCTATAAATTCTCTGTCCAAAACCTCATGACACTAGTTTGTCCTAGGTTTAACTTTGGCAAATGATATGTGAATGCAATGCTCTAACTAAAGAGTTTGTACCTTGTACTCTAAACAAACCATTTCTCGTTTGGTAGAGTAGACGACAACAGCTCAGAGGTATCCGTACAATCATCAGCTCCGCTAGCCACGAAACCACACCGTACGTTGACCACTCATCTGTCGCCACCTGGCGCTTAGCTGGTCTAGCTGTCTGTGAACAcgcagtgggccccacctgtcagatcCTCGGAGTAAGTGTGTAATGAATGATCTTCGCTGGAATGTCAACGGTGGGGAGTAAGTAGATGATCACGGTCGGTTGTGGCTGCCACGTGATGTGATTAGATGGAGCTGAGATGCTGATGTGTGTGATTAGTGGGTAGGATTAGTTTGTTCAtcactttttgaaaaaaaaaaaacacaccgtaaGTTGTGGAATGGATCCGTTGGCCTTGGCCTTTGGGCCGTTGACCTACTGCATCTGACTTTCCTAtcactcattttttttattttttttcacatgtttACTTTTGTTTTTGGAAGGTTTTATACTCCCGTTCTAAACAAATCAATCTATCCAGATTTGCTGTATTAAGTTTTATCCCATTACCATCatgattgatttattttgaagGACAATTTTACTATCATTGAGAATGTGTCAGGAAGTATCATACTTTCTAATGTAAAATTTGATGCATCCAGGTACTACAGCTACTATGTACtttgaggtaaaaaaaatataaaatataggtATCTCGAGATAATTTTTAAAGGATTATACAATTTCtctattttgaaacagagggagtacgtgcCTTGTGCTTAGTAGGTCATGCTTATGTCAtcaacatgcatgcatacagcTCGGCCCAGGCGGCAAGGCCTATCTGGAGTTGAGATGTGAAGCCCAAAGTCATATCACCCCTTCTTTGCTGTTTGAAATTAGGCCTGCTTATCATGGGCTGAAATTCTTCGGCCACTTCATTTTTCTTCACTTTGCAGGCCCAACGATTGGAAGCTTCTAACTAGAGATTTTGGCCCGTTTGTGAAACGAGAACCACCGTCACATCTTACGAAAACGCTAATCCGCGACAAGTcgcgcggagcggcggacggcgcgtgtacggtactcttttttttttgtttttttctgttttcttccAGCGCGTGTACGGTTTCTTGGTTTTcgttttttctgttttcttccgtatttttggtttctttttctttgttttcgttttttgttttcttccgtatttttggtttcttttggtttctttttcttttttatcgttttcagtttttttcggtttttataaagtttatatacgtgtatataaagtttgtatacgtgtacataaagtttatatgcatgtatataaactttatatacgtgtatttttttatttttatatgtacgtatacaaagtttgtatacacatatataaagtttatacacaggtatacaaagtttgtatacgtgtacataaagtttgtatatgtgtatacgAATATACGTGatgttttttttagtttttttgatttttttaatatgtacgtatacaaagtttgtacacGTTATATAAAGTCtgtatatatcatatataaagtttatacacgttgtatacaaagtttgtacacatcatatataaagtttgtatgtgtgtatttttttatacataaaaaatatacatataaaattatatatttttttatagtagtatactagtagtagtactagtaataGTAGTATAAGTAGTAGTTATAGTACTATAGTAGTAGACTACTAGCTAATATAGTAGTACTGTAGTACTAGTGGTGGTGGTCgcgcgccggggggggggggggggggcggggcggtggcgCGCGACTAGTCGGGATTTTCTGCACACAGTTATTAAAATTCACAGGAAATTTGTGGAATTAAAATGAGTTTGATACGTTCCAAAAGGTACTTGGGCTCTTAGGGTTGTGAACTAACGGAGCAGcgattagcacgtgattaatttattatttgctattttttaaaaaaatggattaatatgatttttttaataactttcgtatagaatttttttaaaaaagtattatttagcagtttgaaaaggaGGAAAGTTGTGAACCATTGGTGGTATAGAACGCAGCCTTAGGAGACGATCCAGGATTTCCCTTGCGCGTTTACTGGTCTTGCCGCTGCAGAACGGTAACTACAAGTGCCCGAAAACTATATCAAgcattctaaaaaaataaaatatatttttataaaatttactcctGGTTATATCCAATTGTTCACGGATGTCGTGGTAAGGTAAAGGGTCCATTTGCATCTTAGCAAtagaaaaacggaggaatagagaAAACATAGGATTTTGACAAAAATACAAGTGTGCAGGGACCTGCGTAGTACcctaaggtcctgagttcaaatctcctatggagcgaatttcagattgggttgtttgcggggctaagttccctatttcaatggccgtatatatccggttggatgtagaggccgggtaaaaaatacccttctctaaaaaaaataagaaaaaacaagtgtaaaatactctctccgtcccaaaatataagaatttttggACCTGACACGGTCTTCGAGATGCttctttgaccaacaatatctataaaagtaagatgttttaaataaaaagagttgcatattatgatagtttatttaatgataaatatggTTGATCTtcttttttgctattaattgttaaagttaaaaatgtttgacttgtcactatgctaataatgtttatattttgggacggagggagtagatgattgaaaaatacagaaaaaacacaggaatgatcgtttgattgcaccacaggaaaaacacaggaatgagaTGAGAAACATAGACtcaaagaaatttttttaagaggTTAAAcatcttgctaactttcctccaaaatctctgaGGATTACCCATTACATACGAATTTAAAAAGATAagataggattcaatcatttATTTCAAATGCTTCCatagaaatatttttcatatgatTCAAATCCTCCAACTTTTCTACTTTTCATACAAATCAAAGGGCCCTAAGACAGATGCAATCTGGACCGTTCATGCGTGGTGCGTGCAGAGGAGCGCTGAGTGCAGCAC
The Oryza sativa Japonica Group chromosome 6, ASM3414082v1 DNA segment above includes these coding regions:
- the LOC4339976 gene encoding calcium-dependent protein kinase 17-like — translated: MAAAGGGGDAKYNSYKAAGLRGAILEAAHVSCLEDRYALGPQLGWGQFGVIRSCSDMVTGEALACKSIAKDRLVSPDDVRGVKLEIEVMARLSGHPNVVDLKAVYEDEASVHLVMELCAGGELFHRLEERGCFSEHEAAALFRYLMEVVAHCHSKGIVHRDLKPENILLVSKSPSSPIKLADFGLATYIQPGRSLSGMVGSPFYIAPEVLAGGYNEAADVWSAGVILYILLSGIPPFWGKTKSKIFECIRSTELRFPSDPWDKVSDSAKELITEMLRRDPRQRLTAKQVLEHSWIQDHADQSQDSCGHCHEINLRGEDAGSCSFSTPLASCSRDVSFNTGGPVACQSMSEEACSPTFACRSSFSAFVAENAPSCALSGFSFGGVCEPCNAVFPSPVASMPSFSFFCGQEPGEPESSPDGDALGEKAHCDATVVALVSSSAPRTAEVLRAAVRANPSRAIGMNSRRNHTIGAGEREHLDVAVAESVIRWASCTNLSTTHSLRASLVC